One Pseudonocardia abyssalis DNA segment encodes these proteins:
- a CDS encoding acyltransferase family protein, which produces MIDTRPDTSVRVSLLSRESRHLRKETIIDAPTVTPGPAILRDPTALRGTPLAQAFEPRRNSVNALRLALAGIVLISHSLKFQGYEDPVGHLTGGDVDMGTMAVDGFFALSGFLILGSWLSSPSTGRYLWRRCLRILPGFWACLVVSSFVLLPVASLLEFGTLAGFPWTGEQSALTYVVDNAALFVRQYEVPGVFGGEAVNGSLYTLFYEFACYLAVAALGALGLLRDRLWPLLAVAAAVWLLALSELLDGAVLTSRSSTLEIALRFGSMFLAGAVAARVGPRLPMGPAGGAVAVLVLVQAVVLASMATTPEASTLVYVVIAPAAVAYLVLLAGASPRLHRIGSRRDLSYGLYVYAWPVQAMLLLVGAAAWPLPLYAAASLAGGLALALASWTWVESSALRFKSWTPGPFRA; this is translated from the coding sequence GTGATCGATACCCGCCCGGACACCTCCGTCCGAGTAAGTCTACTCTCACGTGAGAGTAGGCATCTGCGGAAGGAGACGATCATCGACGCCCCGACGGTCACACCCGGTCCCGCGATCCTGCGCGACCCCACGGCCCTGCGCGGCACTCCCCTCGCGCAGGCCTTCGAACCCCGCCGCAACAGCGTCAACGCCCTCCGCCTGGCCCTGGCCGGGATCGTCCTGATCTCGCACTCGCTCAAGTTCCAGGGCTACGAGGACCCGGTGGGCCACCTCACCGGTGGCGACGTCGACATGGGCACCATGGCCGTCGACGGCTTCTTCGCGCTGAGCGGCTTCCTCATCCTCGGCAGCTGGCTCAGCTCGCCGTCCACCGGCCGCTACCTCTGGCGGCGGTGCCTGCGCATCCTGCCGGGCTTCTGGGCCTGCCTCGTGGTCTCGTCGTTCGTCCTGCTCCCGGTCGCGAGCCTGCTGGAGTTCGGGACGCTCGCCGGGTTCCCGTGGACCGGTGAGCAGTCGGCGCTGACCTACGTCGTCGACAACGCGGCGCTGTTCGTCCGCCAGTACGAGGTGCCGGGCGTGTTCGGGGGCGAGGCCGTCAACGGGTCGCTCTACACGCTGTTCTACGAGTTCGCCTGCTACCTCGCGGTCGCCGCACTCGGTGCGCTGGGACTGCTGCGCGACCGCCTCTGGCCCCTGCTCGCCGTCGCGGCGGCCGTGTGGTTGCTCGCGCTGTCCGAGCTGCTCGACGGCGCAGTACTGACGAGCCGGAGCAGCACGCTGGAGATCGCGCTGCGGTTCGGGTCGATGTTCCTCGCCGGCGCCGTCGCGGCCCGGGTGGGCCCGCGCCTGCCGATGGGACCGGCGGGCGGTGCCGTCGCGGTGCTCGTGCTGGTCCAGGCCGTCGTGCTCGCCTCGATGGCCACCACCCCCGAGGCCTCGACCCTGGTCTACGTCGTGATCGCCCCGGCCGCGGTCGCCTACCTGGTGCTGCTGGCCGGCGCGAGCCCGCGACTGCACCGCATCGGGTCGCGGCGCGACCTGTCCTACGGCCTGTACGTCTACGCGTGGCCCGTGCAGGCGATGCTGCTGCTCGTCGGCGCCGCGGCGTGGCCGTTGCCGCTCTACGCGGCGGCGTCGCTCGCGGGCGGACTCGCGCTGGCGCTGGCCAGCTGGACCTGGGTCGAGTCGTCCGCGCTGCGCTTCAAGTCCTGGACGCCGGGCCCGTTCAGGGCGTGA
- a CDS encoding glycosyltransferase, with protein sequence MAEQMADGHPPEDCTILVVADSLRDNGGVRVALEYARQWRRMGSPAQVVAVQDVDDVALAPVDPIVPVGFLTARNSRFRNTWPAALGRLVRRARRADVVLAGSETGIGLLLGYAAARLARRPFAVLVQADLDDSIATWVKRPVQPLTRYVHAHVDAAISVADSIVPGVVANGLPADRVSVVVNGIDVARVREAAALPPVGTPADPRPPGTPPVVVGQGRLSVQKDFPLLVRAHARVLAAGVDHRLVIIGDGPIRDDIAAVVAEEGVEATVRLAGYVDNPYPITSTADLFVLSSNSEGMPLTILEALAVGVPIVATRCGTGVDLLLADGRYGDLVAVGALDDLSAAIERHLREPSVLGERARGGPEQAMSFDVTRSARTIHDLLAGLDRPGPARRRTPAPVS encoded by the coding sequence TTGGCGGAGCAGATGGCCGACGGCCACCCGCCCGAGGACTGCACGATCCTGGTCGTCGCGGACTCCCTGCGCGACAACGGCGGGGTCCGCGTCGCCCTCGAGTACGCACGCCAGTGGCGGCGGATGGGGTCACCCGCGCAGGTCGTGGCGGTCCAGGACGTCGACGACGTCGCGCTCGCCCCGGTCGACCCGATCGTGCCGGTCGGCTTCCTCACCGCGCGCAACAGCCGGTTCCGCAACACCTGGCCCGCCGCGCTGGGCCGCCTCGTCCGCCGGGCGCGCCGGGCCGACGTCGTGCTCGCCGGCTCGGAGACGGGCATCGGCCTGCTCCTCGGCTACGCCGCGGCCCGGCTGGCCCGCCGCCCGTTCGCGGTGCTCGTGCAGGCCGACCTGGACGACTCGATCGCGACCTGGGTCAAGCGCCCCGTCCAGCCGCTCACCCGGTACGTGCACGCGCACGTCGACGCCGCGATCAGCGTCGCCGACAGCATCGTGCCGGGGGTGGTGGCCAACGGCCTGCCCGCCGACCGGGTGTCGGTCGTCGTCAACGGCATCGACGTGGCGAGGGTCCGCGAGGCCGCCGCGCTCCCGCCCGTCGGCACCCCGGCCGACCCGCGACCGCCGGGCACCCCGCCGGTCGTCGTCGGTCAAGGCCGGCTCAGCGTCCAGAAGGACTTCCCGCTCCTCGTCCGGGCCCACGCCCGGGTGCTCGCCGCGGGCGTCGACCACCGACTGGTGATCATCGGCGACGGTCCGATCCGCGACGACATCGCCGCCGTCGTCGCCGAGGAGGGCGTCGAGGCGACGGTGCGGCTCGCGGGCTACGTCGACAACCCGTACCCGATCACGTCCACGGCCGACCTGTTCGTGCTGTCCTCCAACTCCGAGGGCATGCCGCTGACGATCCTGGAGGCGCTCGCGGTCGGCGTCCCGATCGTCGCCACCCGGTGCGGCACCGGCGTCGACCTGCTCCTGGCGGACGGCCGCTACGGCGACCTCGTCGCGGTCGGTGCGCTCGACGATCTGAGCGCGGCCATCGAGCGGCACCTGCGCGAGCCGTCGGTGCTCGGCGAGCGCGCCCGGGGTGGTCCGGAGCAGGCGATGTCCTTCGACGTCACCCGGTCCGCGCGCACGATCCACGACCTGCTCGCGGGGCTGGACCGACCCGGTCCGGCGCGCCGCCGGACACCCGCGCCCGTCTCCTGA
- a CDS encoding amidohydrolase family protein, which yields MVHAVGRRLGLARNEVAVRRQLLHSYAPRPALVTAETQVRRARVAAVDVHNHLGLWLNQGHAWMAPDVGALLASMDELNVATIVNLDGRWGTELEANLDRYDRAHPGRFLTFCHLDWSLLTDRRFPELLPAMLHRAKAAGAGGIKVWKDLGLDVRDHDGLLVQPDDPRLHDVWETAADLDLPVLMHTADPRAFWLPVDRTNERFEELTRHPDWHHGSRDVPGHDELVTAFERVVAAHPRTTFVGAHVASSAEDLDRASRMLDRLPNLTVDLSAREAELGRQPRAAAAFLARHPDRVLWGTDSFPFRDEQYRTWFRLLESTDEYFDYGANPPQQGRWSVYGLGLDEGLLQGIYAGNARRVVPGLRV from the coding sequence GTGGTCCACGCGGTCGGACGCCGCCTGGGCCTCGCCCGCAACGAGGTGGCGGTGCGCCGCCAGCTCCTGCACAGCTACGCGCCGCGCCCCGCTCTCGTCACCGCCGAGACGCAGGTGCGGCGGGCGCGCGTCGCGGCCGTCGACGTCCACAACCACCTCGGCCTGTGGCTCAACCAGGGCCACGCGTGGATGGCCCCGGACGTCGGTGCGCTGCTGGCGTCGATGGACGAGCTGAACGTGGCCACGATCGTCAACCTCGACGGCCGCTGGGGTACCGAGCTCGAGGCCAACCTCGACCGCTACGACCGCGCGCACCCGGGCCGGTTCCTGACCTTCTGCCACCTGGACTGGTCGCTGCTCACCGACCGCCGCTTCCCGGAGCTGCTGCCGGCGATGCTGCACCGGGCGAAGGCGGCGGGCGCGGGCGGGATCAAGGTCTGGAAGGACCTCGGTCTCGACGTCCGCGACCACGACGGGCTGCTCGTGCAGCCCGACGACCCCCGCCTGCACGATGTCTGGGAGACCGCGGCCGACCTCGACCTCCCGGTCCTCATGCACACCGCCGACCCCAGGGCGTTCTGGCTGCCGGTGGACCGCACCAACGAGCGGTTCGAGGAGCTGACCCGCCACCCCGACTGGCACCACGGCTCCCGCGACGTACCCGGCCACGACGAGCTCGTCACCGCGTTCGAGCGGGTCGTGGCCGCACACCCGCGCACCACGTTCGTCGGCGCGCACGTCGCCAGCTCCGCGGAGGACCTCGACCGCGCGTCGCGGATGCTCGACCGGCTCCCCAACCTGACGGTCGACCTCTCCGCCCGCGAGGCGGAGCTCGGCCGCCAGCCCCGCGCCGCCGCCGCGTTCCTCGCCCGGCACCCCGACCGCGTGCTGTGGGGCACCGACTCGTTCCCGTTCCGCGACGAGCAGTACCGCACCTGGTTCCGGCTCCTGGAGAGCACCGACGAGTACTTCGACTACGGCGCGAACCCGCCCCAGCAGGGTCGCTGGTCGGTGTACGGACTGGGGCTCGACGAGGGCCTCTTGCAGGGGATCTACGCCGGCAACGCCCGCCGCGTCGTGCCCGGACTGCGCGTGTAG
- a CDS encoding nucleotidyltransferase family protein, giving the protein MGDVKAVIQAGGRGTRLAPYSTVLPKALMPLGKGTVVDNLLDQFAAAGVREVVITVSSFGPLIRSYCGDGSRWGVTITYLSEDEPLGTIGPLSALREQLDGPFFVSNSDVYTDLDLTRVLRFHEESPGPLTVVLTPQTVNIPYGVITHDGGRVVGFQEKPTEVFHVSTGIYCMSPEVFEYIPATGPFGFDQLMAVMLEKDRPVNAYEHDGRWVDIGRIEDLRRAQTQLTTMMDGMGDDVADL; this is encoded by the coding sequence GTGGGGGACGTGAAGGCCGTCATCCAGGCGGGGGGCCGCGGGACGCGGCTGGCGCCGTACTCGACGGTGCTGCCGAAGGCGCTCATGCCGCTCGGCAAGGGCACCGTCGTCGACAACCTGCTCGACCAGTTCGCCGCCGCCGGGGTGCGCGAGGTCGTGATCACCGTCAGCTCCTTCGGCCCGCTGATCCGCAGCTACTGCGGCGACGGCAGCCGGTGGGGCGTCACGATCACCTATCTCAGCGAGGACGAGCCGCTCGGCACGATCGGCCCGCTCAGCGCCCTGCGCGAGCAGCTCGACGGACCGTTCTTCGTCTCCAACTCCGACGTCTACACCGACCTGGACCTCACGCGCGTCCTGCGGTTCCACGAGGAGAGCCCCGGCCCGCTGACGGTGGTGCTGACGCCGCAGACGGTGAACATCCCCTACGGCGTGATCACCCACGACGGCGGCCGCGTGGTCGGGTTCCAGGAGAAGCCGACCGAGGTCTTCCACGTCAGCACCGGGATCTACTGCATGAGCCCCGAGGTGTTCGAGTACATCCCGGCGACCGGCCCGTTCGGCTTCGACCAGCTGATGGCGGTGATGCTGGAGAAGGACCGGCCGGTCAACGCCTACGAGCACGACGGCCGCTGGGTCGACATCGGGCGCATCGAGGATCTCCGCCGGGCGCAGACCCAGCTCACGACGATGATGGACGGGATGGGCGATGACGTCGCTGACCTCTGA
- a CDS encoding carboxylate--amine ligase has product MHLLAAAANSHMLTSRGVHGKVMPDPRSDSQAWLDAMRCLADSGGGVVICGSDAASEWVSANRSALPDSIRTFESADGVHTALMDKYELYKLAADIGVRAPWMHRISTHTELQAIDSAITYPCVLKGALGHRARAILGHGTVQVDSRDELMTMADALLENQVAFLLTELVPGDETALEGAVTVRGRGGDYPLEYGRHKLRQWPPDYGVGSLTSSKSVPGTLAMNRRILDHVGYFGVSSCETKRHAGTGELYLIEINVRVPGSFGVAEACGVDGSWRLYATAAGIPLGPQPAQVDGRHSMLPDIEWLAVRARTSSHDQTWGEVFRSWRGTRDFGIVSLRDPRPALSMLGTMVRRRVSRIAREQWMRLRGRPAATTVETTTPVARITPGPDTRRRSA; this is encoded by the coding sequence GTGCACCTCCTGGCCGCCGCCGCCAACTCCCACATGCTCACCAGCCGCGGAGTGCACGGCAAGGTCATGCCGGACCCCCGAAGCGACTCGCAGGCGTGGCTGGACGCGATGCGGTGCCTCGCCGACTCCGGTGGCGGGGTGGTGATCTGCGGCTCGGACGCGGCGAGCGAATGGGTCAGTGCGAACCGCTCGGCCCTGCCCGACTCCATCCGCACGTTCGAATCCGCCGACGGCGTGCACACCGCGCTGATGGACAAGTACGAGCTCTACAAGCTCGCGGCTGACATCGGCGTGCGCGCACCGTGGATGCACCGGATCTCGACTCATACCGAACTGCAGGCCATCGACAGCGCCATCACCTACCCCTGCGTCCTGAAGGGTGCCCTCGGCCACCGGGCCCGGGCGATCCTCGGACACGGGACGGTGCAGGTCGACTCCCGTGACGAGCTCATGACGATGGCGGACGCCCTGCTCGAGAACCAGGTCGCGTTCCTGCTCACCGAGTTGGTCCCGGGAGACGAGACCGCACTCGAAGGTGCCGTCACCGTTCGGGGGCGCGGCGGCGACTATCCGCTCGAGTACGGCCGGCACAAGCTCCGGCAGTGGCCGCCTGACTACGGCGTCGGTTCGCTCACCTCGTCGAAGTCGGTTCCCGGCACCCTGGCGATGAACCGCAGGATCCTGGATCACGTCGGCTACTTCGGAGTCTCCTCGTGCGAGACCAAACGCCACGCGGGCACGGGCGAGCTCTACCTCATCGAGATCAACGTGCGCGTTCCGGGCTCCTTCGGCGTGGCGGAGGCGTGTGGCGTCGACGGGTCCTGGCGCCTCTACGCCACCGCCGCGGGTATCCCCCTCGGTCCCCAGCCCGCGCAGGTCGACGGCCGCCATTCGATGCTCCCCGACATCGAGTGGCTGGCGGTGCGCGCTCGGACGTCGTCGCACGACCAGACCTGGGGGGAGGTGTTCCGGAGTTGGCGGGGCACTCGCGACTTCGGGATCGTGTCGCTGCGCGACCCGCGTCCGGCGCTCTCGATGCTGGGCACCATGGTGCGGCGCCGTGTCTCGCGGATCGCGCGTGAGCAGTGGATGCGCCTGCGGGGCCGGCCCGCCGCGACGACCGTCGAGACCACCACCCCCGTGGCACGCATCACCCCCGGACCCGACACCCGGCGCCGTAGCGCCTGA
- a CDS encoding NAD-dependent epimerase/dehydratase family protein, with amino-acid sequence MAFDLTDRTVLVVGGAGYVGSVMVPLLLDAGASVRVLDQFVYDNGFSLAPLLDDSRLTLHRGDLRDPEVFAAAATGATDVVMLASLVGDPVCKKYPDLAQQVNADATKAIIDSLDGLGVERFVFTSTCSNYGIHDSASLADEESELNPQSLYARTKIEVEEHLLKQSAHTDASMTVLRIATAYGLSPRMRFDLTVSQFAWEIASGADLLVFDADTWRPYCHIRDISKAVMTVLTSAPEKVRGEVFNVGDTEQCFTKRMIVEEVQKHVPDAEVAYREGDTDPRNYRVSFAKITEKLGFTVDHTVQGYLASLTTAVQAGVFPDVAGNTRYGNYEVHHLEPRA; translated from the coding sequence GTGGCCTTCGATCTCACTGACCGCACCGTCCTCGTCGTCGGCGGCGCCGGCTACGTCGGCTCCGTCATGGTGCCGCTGCTGCTCGACGCCGGCGCGTCCGTGCGCGTGCTCGACCAGTTCGTCTACGACAACGGGTTCTCCCTCGCCCCGCTGCTCGACGACTCCCGACTCACGCTGCACCGTGGTGACCTGCGCGACCCCGAGGTGTTCGCGGCCGCCGCGACCGGCGCCACCGACGTCGTCATGCTCGCCTCGCTGGTCGGCGACCCGGTGTGCAAGAAGTACCCGGACCTCGCGCAGCAGGTGAACGCCGACGCCACCAAGGCGATCATCGACTCGCTCGACGGCCTGGGCGTCGAGCGGTTCGTGTTCACCTCCACGTGCAGCAACTACGGCATCCACGACTCCGCGTCGCTGGCCGACGAGGAGAGCGAGCTCAACCCGCAGTCGCTCTACGCACGCACGAAGATCGAGGTCGAGGAGCACCTGCTCAAGCAGTCGGCGCACACCGACGCCTCGATGACGGTGCTGCGGATCGCCACCGCGTACGGCCTCTCGCCGCGCATGCGCTTCGACCTGACGGTGTCGCAGTTCGCCTGGGAGATCGCCTCCGGCGCCGACCTGCTCGTCTTCGACGCCGACACCTGGCGCCCGTACTGCCACATCCGCGACATCTCCAAGGCCGTCATGACGGTGCTGACGTCCGCGCCGGAGAAGGTCCGCGGCGAGGTGTTCAACGTCGGCGACACCGAGCAGTGCTTCACCAAGCGGATGATCGTCGAGGAAGTGCAGAAGCACGTCCCGGACGCCGAGGTGGCCTACCGCGAGGGCGACACCGACCCCCGCAACTACCGCGTCTCGTTCGCGAAGATCACCGAGAAGCTGGGCTTCACCGTCGACCACACCGTGCAGGGCTACCTGGCCTCGCTCACCACCGCCGTCCAGGCGGGCGTGTTCCCCGACGTCGCCGGCAACACCCGCTACGGCAACTACGAGGTGCACCACCTCGAGCCGCGCGCGTGA
- a CDS encoding DegT/DnrJ/EryC1/StrS family aminotransferase has protein sequence MTSLTSEADTLPLIELGAPILGEPEKRALAEVIDSGWLAMGPRVRRFEEDFARVQQVEDAVAVNSATAGLSLMLAAFDVGAGDEVLVPSMTFVATAATVVHAGATPVFVDLEGPDRPHMSLDDARAKITPSTRAIVVMHYGGYLMDLPAWRALADEHGVLLLEDAAHVAGMAGEIGGLSDAAAFSFFANKNMTTAEGGMVIARDPDRLARIRLLRAHGMTASTLDRDRGRAVGYDVVEFGHNFRMDELRAAVGIVQLERLPGWNATRRELTATYRATLADALPTVTVPFDAGHTSTAHILPVLLPAGSDRTAVMAALRAARVQSSMHYPPVHRFSRYVDAFGATELPHTDAFADRELTLPLHPRLSPADVERVVASLREAL, from the coding sequence ATGACGTCGCTGACCTCTGAGGCCGACACGCTCCCGCTGATCGAGCTGGGGGCGCCGATCCTGGGCGAGCCGGAGAAGCGCGCGCTGGCCGAGGTGATCGACAGCGGCTGGCTCGCGATGGGCCCCCGGGTGCGCCGGTTCGAGGAGGACTTCGCGCGGGTGCAGCAGGTCGAGGACGCGGTCGCGGTGAACTCGGCCACGGCGGGGCTCTCGCTGATGCTCGCCGCGTTCGACGTCGGCGCGGGCGACGAGGTGCTCGTCCCGTCGATGACGTTCGTCGCCACCGCGGCCACCGTCGTGCACGCCGGGGCCACCCCCGTGTTCGTCGACCTGGAGGGCCCGGACCGCCCGCACATGTCGCTCGACGACGCCCGGGCGAAGATCACGCCGAGCACGCGCGCGATCGTCGTCATGCACTACGGCGGCTACCTGATGGACCTCCCCGCCTGGCGCGCGCTGGCCGACGAGCACGGCGTACTGCTGCTGGAGGACGCCGCGCACGTCGCCGGGATGGCCGGGGAGATCGGCGGGCTCTCCGACGCCGCCGCGTTCAGCTTCTTCGCCAACAAGAACATGACCACCGCCGAGGGCGGCATGGTCATCGCCCGCGACCCCGACCGGCTCGCCCGGATCCGGCTGCTGCGCGCGCACGGGATGACCGCGAGCACCCTGGACCGCGACCGGGGCCGGGCCGTCGGCTACGACGTCGTCGAGTTCGGGCACAACTTCCGGATGGACGAGCTGCGCGCCGCTGTCGGGATCGTCCAGCTGGAGCGGCTGCCCGGCTGGAACGCGACCCGCCGCGAGCTCACCGCCACCTACCGCGCCACACTGGCCGACGCACTGCCGACGGTGACGGTGCCGTTCGACGCCGGGCACACCAGCACCGCGCACATCCTCCCGGTCCTGCTGCCCGCGGGCTCCGACCGCACGGCCGTGATGGCCGCGCTGCGGGCCGCCCGCGTGCAGAGCTCGATGCACTACCCGCCGGTGCACCGCTTCAGCCGCTACGTCGACGCCTTCGGCGCGACCGAGCTGCCGCACACCGACGCGTTCGCCGACCGCGAACTCACCCTGCCCCTGCACCCCCGCCTCTCCCCCGCCGACGTCGAGCGGGTGGTGGCCTCGCTCCGCGAGGCCCTCTGA
- a CDS encoding choline dehydrogenase, which translates to MSRNTFDVVIVGGGSAGCVLASRLSADPATRVLLLEAGRPDHWWDLLVEMPAAMAYAVGSRSHDWRFESEPEPHLDGRRLVHPRGRVLGGSSSINGVVYQRGHAADYDRWAAEPGMEQWDWAHCLPYFARLENSRNPAAGPTRGRCGPQDLVPAPLANPLFDAFLGAARESGYAVTGDVNEEQEAFGAFDRAVRRGRRVSAAKAYLGPVRGRPNLFVRCESHVTKVVFEGRRAAGVRFREDGGPEVDVHAGEVILAAGAIQTPQILQLSGVGEAGHLSDLGIDPVLDLPAVGRGMQDHLGIHLQNRCTQPVSMMTMRHRHRWPVIGLQWLLAGRGPGASSQIEAGGFVRTDPSLEHPDLMLAFAPIATRTDPASVVDEHGYQLYLMAARPESRGTVTLRSGDPTDPPSIRFNYLSTQAERDWWPRAIRVARDLLDQPAFAPFDGGETVPGRGLATDEELLGWVQASGRTGLHPTSSCRMGTGEDAVVDPSTMRVHGLDGLRVVDASVMPSIVNANTYAPVMMIAEKAADMILGATPLAPAPGVGGRV; encoded by the coding sequence ATGAGCCGCAACACCTTCGACGTCGTGATCGTGGGCGGTGGATCGGCCGGCTGCGTGCTGGCCAGCCGGCTCAGCGCCGACCCCGCCACGCGCGTGCTGCTGCTGGAGGCCGGGCGGCCCGACCACTGGTGGGACCTGCTCGTCGAGATGCCGGCGGCGATGGCGTACGCGGTGGGCAGCCGGTCGCACGACTGGCGGTTCGAGTCCGAGCCGGAGCCCCACCTCGACGGCCGCAGGCTGGTGCACCCGCGCGGCCGCGTGCTGGGCGGGTCCAGCAGCATCAACGGCGTCGTCTACCAGCGCGGGCACGCCGCCGACTACGACCGCTGGGCGGCCGAGCCGGGCATGGAGCAGTGGGACTGGGCGCACTGCCTGCCCTACTTCGCGCGCCTGGAGAACAGCCGCAACCCCGCCGCCGGCCCGACCCGTGGTCGCTGCGGGCCCCAGGACCTGGTGCCCGCACCGCTGGCGAACCCGCTGTTCGACGCGTTCCTCGGGGCCGCGCGCGAGTCCGGCTACGCCGTGACGGGAGACGTCAACGAGGAGCAGGAGGCGTTCGGCGCATTCGACCGAGCCGTGCGCCGCGGGCGTCGCGTCTCCGCGGCGAAGGCCTATCTGGGCCCGGTGCGCGGGCGCCCCAACCTGTTCGTGCGCTGCGAGTCGCACGTCACCAAGGTTGTCTTCGAGGGGCGGCGCGCGGCCGGCGTCCGGTTCCGCGAGGACGGCGGGCCCGAGGTCGACGTGCACGCGGGAGAGGTGATCCTCGCCGCGGGTGCCATCCAGACCCCGCAGATCCTCCAGCTCTCCGGCGTCGGCGAGGCCGGGCACCTGTCGGACCTGGGGATCGACCCGGTGCTCGACCTGCCCGCGGTCGGCCGGGGCATGCAGGACCACCTCGGCATCCACCTGCAGAACCGCTGCACGCAGCCGGTGTCGATGATGACGATGCGCCACCGGCACCGCTGGCCGGTGATCGGCCTGCAATGGCTGCTCGCCGGGCGCGGCCCCGGTGCGTCCTCGCAGATCGAGGCGGGCGGCTTCGTGCGCACGGACCCGTCGCTGGAGCACCCCGACCTGATGCTCGCCTTCGCGCCGATCGCGACGCGCACCGACCCCGCGTCGGTCGTCGACGAGCACGGCTACCAGCTCTACCTCATGGCGGCCCGCCCGGAGTCGCGCGGCACCGTCACCCTGCGCTCGGGCGACCCGACCGATCCACCGTCCATCCGGTTCAACTACCTGTCCACGCAGGCCGAGCGCGACTGGTGGCCCCGGGCGATCCGGGTGGCCCGCGACCTGCTCGACCAGCCCGCGTTCGCCCCGTTCGACGGCGGCGAGACCGTGCCCGGCCGCGGTCTGGCCACCGACGAGGAGCTGCTCGGCTGGGTGCAGGCCAGCGGCCGCACCGGGCTGCACCCGACGTCGTCGTGCCGGATGGGCACCGGCGAGGACGCGGTCGTCGACCCCTCGACCATGCGCGTGCACGGCCTCGACGGGCTGCGGGTGGTCGACGCGTCGGTGATGCCGTCGATCGTCAACGCCAACACCTACGCCCCGGTCATGATGATCGCCGAGAAGGCCGCCGACATGATCCTCGGGGCCACGCCGCTCGCCCCCGCGCCCGGCGTGGGCGGCAGGGTCTGA
- a CDS encoding cellulase family glycosylhydrolase: MPDAPGPDPATNPIPIVAPPGRRRRLVIAAALALVVLVGVVTAVVVNREPAPTGGGGSTGSPPAADGMGTDVPITVEGDRILRNGEPWWLLGYNSFVWSGNCGDSEERMTAEQVDAWFASMRHDGHGAVRLFFFENWDLDRLDAAVESAKRNDIYLTITLDDAIAGCGESEKGEDWYDDQGERDAFRTHMTSLLERYRGETTIAWFEYFNEPDFADGRLREFYDEMGAAADEVDPDRLFASGTIAPYAVGEDSDFLSLNESPGVDIASLHEYDENEVESNHGPDTRANSAGKPVIVGEFGLYASESGEDCERDFAERAEQAGSKIAAYTTGEGYAGALMWAWQPGTENASECEYGNLDVDPTIQDLLRTFTP; encoded by the coding sequence ATGCCCGACGCGCCAGGCCCCGATCCCGCCACCAACCCGATACCGATCGTCGCGCCGCCCGGTCGCCGCCGCAGGCTGGTGATCGCGGCCGCACTGGCGCTCGTCGTGCTCGTCGGGGTCGTCACCGCGGTCGTCGTGAACCGCGAACCGGCCCCCACCGGTGGTGGTGGCTCCACGGGATCGCCCCCCGCCGCCGACGGGATGGGCACCGACGTCCCGATCACCGTCGAGGGCGACCGCATCCTGCGCAACGGTGAGCCGTGGTGGCTCCTGGGCTACAACTCCTTCGTCTGGTCGGGCAACTGCGGCGACTCCGAGGAGCGCATGACCGCGGAGCAGGTCGACGCCTGGTTCGCCTCGATGCGCCACGACGGCCACGGCGCGGTGCGGCTGTTCTTCTTCGAGAACTGGGACCTCGACCGGCTCGACGCCGCCGTGGAGTCCGCGAAGCGCAACGACATCTACCTCACGATCACCCTCGACGACGCCATCGCCGGCTGCGGTGAGTCGGAGAAGGGCGAGGACTGGTACGACGACCAGGGCGAGCGCGACGCGTTCCGGACGCACATGACGTCGCTGCTGGAGCGCTACCGCGGCGAGACCACGATCGCCTGGTTCGAGTACTTCAACGAGCCCGACTTCGCCGACGGGCGGCTCCGCGAGTTCTACGACGAGATGGGCGCGGCGGCCGACGAGGTCGACCCGGACCGGCTCTTCGCGAGCGGCACCATCGCCCCGTACGCGGTGGGCGAGGACTCCGACTTCCTGAGCCTCAACGAGTCGCCGGGCGTCGACATCGCCTCGCTGCACGAGTACGACGAGAACGAGGTCGAGTCCAACCACGGACCGGACACGCGCGCCAACTCGGCGGGCAAGCCGGTGATCGTGGGGGAGTTCGGGCTCTACGCCTCGGAGTCCGGTGAGGACTGCGAGCGCGACTTCGCCGAGCGCGCCGAGCAGGCCGGGTCGAAGATCGCGGCCTACACGACGGGCGAGGGCTACGCCGGTGCGCTGATGTGGGCCTGGCAGCCGGGTACGGAGAACGCGTCGGAGTGCGAGTACGGCAACCTCGACGTCGACCCGACGATCCAGGATCTGCTCCGTACCTTCACGCCCTGA